A stretch of DNA from Bacillus sp. NP157:
AATTGATGGGCCGTTAGCGGTGAAACGCATAAATTCCTCGATGTATGGCGAGGCGACGCCGTATCGATGGATGCTAACAGTCGACTCAGGTGGAGATAAGCCGCCGAGCAAAGGTCCGATGCTCAAACCGTTTGACGCTCGTCGGGGTGTTGCTAGCGCTTGTTCCCTGCCTTCGTCCGCTTGTCCACAGCCCGCTGGGCCCTAAGCAGTCCCTCGAATACCTCCAGCCAGGTGCCCATCGTGCACCCCGCCGCAGCGGCCCATTCCATGATCTGGATGGCGTCCAACCGGATGATCCCGTTCTCGGCCGCCGACACATAACTCTGGTTGCGTTTGAGCCGCTCCCCGAAGGCCTCTTGGGAATATCCGGCGCTCTTGCGCAGATGCCGAAAGGACGCCCACAGCGCTGCACTCTCGGGCAGATAGGTGGTTTTTCGAGCCCGTAACGACGGCTTAATTTTTGGGGCACGCTGGGTGGCCATGCACGGTCCACGACTGGAGACCCTGCCACGCTAAAAGACCCG
This window harbors:
- a CDS encoding helix-turn-helix domain-containing protein — protein: MATQRAPKIKPSLRARKTTYLPESAALWASFRHLRKSAGYSQEAFGERLKRNQSYVSAAENGIIRLDAIQIMEWAAAAGCTMGTWLEVFEGLLRAQRAVDKRTKAGNKR